From Bacteroidales bacterium, one genomic window encodes:
- a CDS encoding succinate dehydrogenase cytochrome b subunit produces the protein MSNIFTESIGRKLVMSISGLFLILFLTIHASINSLYLVSREAFQAGCDFMKLPFITAIVPILAAGFIVHIIYAFILYIRDYKARGPVRYAVANKSQSDGWASRNMIILGLLILIGIGLHLYDFWAKMQLQEFLGNESAKGPESLEFTFGNLRIYIMYILWFVCLWLHLNHGFWSAFQTIGWNNQNWLPRLRVIGIIYSSLLVLIFIAVATKAFLYSNWMIC, from the coding sequence ATGTCAAATATTTTTACAGAATCTATAGGCAGGAAGCTGGTCATGAGCATAAGCGGGTTGTTTCTTATTTTATTCCTGACAATTCACGCTTCAATTAATAGCTTGTATTTAGTTAGCAGAGAGGCATTTCAGGCAGGATGCGATTTTATGAAACTCCCTTTTATTACAGCTATTGTTCCAATACTGGCTGCCGGATTTATCGTACACATAATATATGCCTTCATCCTTTACATTAGAGATTACAAGGCACGCGGCCCTGTAAGATATGCCGTTGCAAACAAGTCACAATCAGACGGATGGGCTTCCAGGAACATGATTATTCTTGGCTTGCTGATTTTAATTGGAATAGGCTTGCACCTTTATGATTTCTGGGCAAAGATGCAGCTGCAGGAATTTTTGGGAAATGAATCTGCAAAAGGCCCTGAATCTTTGGAGTTTACATTTGGAAACTTGCGCATATACATTATGTACATTCTGTGGTTTGTATGCCTTTGGCTACACCTTAACCACGGTTTCTGGAGCGCATTCCAAACAATAGGCTGGAACAATCAAAATTGGCTTCCTCGCTTAAGGGTCATCGGCATTATTTACTCATCACTTCTTGTCCTGATTTTCATTGCCGTCGCAACAAAAGCGTTCCTGTATTCAAACTGGATGATTTGCTAA
- the pyrH gene encoding UMP kinase: MKFKRVLLKLSGESMGGSKGAGFDSDAIRAYADEIAKAVKGGTQVGIVVGGGNIFRGVAGTKAGFDRVKGDQMGMLATVINGMALAQFIKDKWVNAEVFTALPMEPVARYYSKEKAIEVLENGGVAIFTAGTGNPFFTTDSAAALRACEIEADALLKGTRVDGVYDSDPEKNPKAKKYDTLTFDKALADNLKVMDQTAFAMCKESDMPIIVFDVNTHGNLTKLLEGEKVGTTVTMK; this comes from the coding sequence ATGAAATTCAAGAGGGTATTACTAAAACTTAGCGGAGAGAGCATGGGCGGTTCCAAAGGAGCCGGCTTTGATTCTGACGCTATTAGGGCATATGCGGATGAAATTGCAAAGGCTGTAAAAGGCGGAACTCAGGTTGGGATTGTAGTTGGAGGGGGAAATATCTTCCGCGGCGTAGCCGGCACAAAGGCTGGTTTTGACCGCGTAAAGGGGGACCAGATGGGTATGCTCGCGACAGTTATTAACGGTATGGCGCTTGCGCAGTTTATTAAGGATAAATGGGTGAATGCAGAGGTCTTTACTGCACTTCCAATGGAACCTGTTGCAAGGTACTACAGCAAGGAGAAGGCGATTGAGGTTTTGGAGAATGGCGGCGTTGCAATTTTTACTGCAGGTACAGGTAATCCTTTTTTCACGACAGATTCTGCGGCGGCTTTGAGAGCTTGTGAGATTGAGGCGGATGCGCTGCTTAAGGGGACGCGCGTAGATGGCGTTTATGATAGCGATCCGGAGAAGAATCCAAAAGCAAAGAAATATGATACTTTAACATTTGACAAAGCGCTGGCTGATAACCTTAAGGTTATGGACCAGACAGCTTTTGCAATGTGCAAAGAGAGCGATATGCCAATCATAGTTTTTGATGTAAACACTCACGGCAATTTAACTAAATTGCTTGAGGGAGAGAAGGTTGGCACAACAGTTACAATGAAATAA
- the frr gene encoding ribosome recycling factor → MDISVSKNCIAQAKDKMEKAVVHLEEELKTFRAGKANPSVFNNVMVDYYGTPTAIPKVSSVSTPDPKSIVIQPWEKKMVAPIVKAIMDANLGFTPINNGENVRINIPPLTEERRKELCKEARTSGENAKMSVRTARRDAVEAHKKFKKDGLEEDICKDAEDEIQKMTDSYAKKIDTIVEAKEKEVMTV, encoded by the coding sequence ATGGATATTTCTGTTTCCAAAAATTGCATTGCACAGGCCAAAGACAAAATGGAAAAGGCTGTTGTGCATCTAGAGGAAGAGTTGAAAACTTTCAGAGCAGGCAAGGCTAATCCTTCTGTTTTCAATAACGTTATGGTTGATTACTACGGTACGCCTACAGCTATTCCAAAAGTTTCTTCCGTCTCTACGCCGGACCCCAAGTCTATTGTTATTCAACCTTGGGAGAAGAAGATGGTAGCGCCTATAGTTAAGGCGATTATGGATGCCAATCTTGGTTTCACTCCTATCAACAACGGAGAAAATGTCAGGATTAATATTCCTCCTTTGACAGAGGAACGCCGCAAGGAGCTTTGCAAAGAGGCTCGTACTTCCGGTGAGAATGCAAAGATGAGCGTCCGTACTGCAAGACGTGATGCTGTTGAGGCTCATAAGAAATTTAAAAAGGACGGTCTGGAGGAGGATATCTGCAAAGATGCAGAGGATGAAATCCAAAAGATGACAGACTCTTACGCTAAGAAAATTGATACGATTGTTGAGGCCAAAGAGAAAGAGGTCATGACCGTATAG
- a CDS encoding alpha/beta hydrolase-fold protein, whose product MKSLNIAGKKINIFGEENAPSPIVYLHTFEHEGSIVWEQCRKIGTKKFILVEIDGVDWNADMSPWPIEKLFAGDIPCSGKAAQWMQVIVSQIIPEVERNIGATKRFIAGYSLAGLFALWAGYNTDIFDGIISGSGSFWFPGFIEYVRKTEMKRTPCSIYLSLGDRESHVKNETLNKVEENTLWLYNHYREKGYNARFEFNTGNHYMQTQRRIAKGIRWSLSVNNQCY is encoded by the coding sequence ATGAAAAGTTTAAACATAGCTGGAAAGAAGATTAACATTTTTGGAGAGGAAAACGCACCTTCTCCAATTGTATATCTGCATACATTTGAGCATGAGGGGAGTATTGTGTGGGAGCAGTGCCGGAAGATAGGTACCAAAAAATTTATTTTGGTTGAGATTGACGGGGTGGATTGGAATGCGGATATGTCTCCCTGGCCGATTGAGAAATTGTTTGCAGGAGATATTCCGTGTTCAGGCAAGGCGGCTCAGTGGATGCAAGTTATTGTTTCCCAGATTATTCCGGAGGTAGAAAGAAATATAGGAGCCACAAAGCGTTTTATAGCAGGGTATTCTTTAGCCGGGCTGTTTGCACTTTGGGCTGGCTATAACACAGATATTTTTGACGGTATAATATCAGGTTCCGGTTCTTTCTGGTTTCCAGGCTTTATAGAATATGTCCGCAAAACGGAGATGAAGCGCACCCCTTGCTCAATATATTTATCACTAGGGGACAGAGAAAGCCACGTGAAGAATGAAACTCTTAACAAAGTGGAGGAGAATACTTTATGGCTCTATAATCACTATCGGGAGAAAGGATATAATGCTCGCTTTGAGTTCAATACAGGAAACCATTATATGCAAACCCAGCGGCGTATCGCCAAGGGTATTAGATGGTCTTTATCAGTTAATAACCAATGTTATTAG
- a CDS encoding TlpA family protein disulfide reductase, with protein sequence MRKILMLLAAVLFTAGIASAQKNADADGNYVKVGEQVPSFTITMLNGKTLNINNLKGKVVLVNFWATWCPYCVQELTRFPEEIVKKFAGKDFAVVCVDRMDGKRETKAKVEEFMKSKGYKFPVGLDDGGKVFGMFATSGIPRNYVIGKDGKIAYIGVGYDKEEFAKLQAAIEEAKK encoded by the coding sequence ATGAGAAAAATTTTGATGTTATTGGCAGCTGTATTGTTTACGGCAGGTATTGCTTCCGCTCAGAAGAATGCGGACGCAGACGGCAACTATGTAAAAGTTGGCGAACAAGTTCCAAGTTTCACCATTACTATGCTTAATGGTAAAACATTGAACATTAATAATTTAAAGGGCAAGGTTGTCTTGGTCAATTTTTGGGCTACATGGTGCCCTTATTGCGTACAGGAACTTACAAGATTCCCGGAGGAGATTGTAAAGAAATTTGCAGGAAAAGATTTTGCAGTTGTATGCGTTGATAGAATGGACGGCAAGAGAGAGACTAAAGCAAAGGTTGAGGAGTTTATGAAGTCTAAGGGATATAAATTCCCTGTTGGCCTGGATGATGGCGGCAAAGTTTTTGGAATGTTTGCAACAAGCGGAATTCCAAGAAATTATGTGATTGGCAAGGACGGCAAGATTGCTTACATCGGAGTTGGTTATGACAAAGAGGAGTTTGCAAAATTGCAGGCTGCTATAGAAGAGGCAAAAAAATAA